AGAACGAAGTCCCCCGTCCGCTTCTTGAAGCAATCCTCGAAGAAGGAACAGACCTCCGGCTGCAGGTAGACGGTCCCCTCGGACGGCATCGACTTGAGACCGTAGAACTGGGACTGCTCCACGCGGATGCACCTTTCCTTGAAGTCGAAGGCGGTCCAAAGGAGAAGGTCCGCTTCCGTCCTCAGCAACCCGGCCGCGAGAGCGAGAACCATAAGCTTGTATGATTCCGGATGATCCTGGCGAAGCTCCCTATCCGCCTTTTCAAGCAAGGCGTTGCCATCGATGCCCGCTTGTAGCGGGCGACCTTCTCCTTGAGCAACCGCATCTTTAGTCCCGGCATGGGGTCGGGAAGCGGGATTCGCTCGAGGCGTTCCCGGTGCTCGCCGTTGAAGACGGACTTGTAGGACCTGATGAGCGCGTTGACCGACATGGGAGACGTTCGGGACGACATGGCTCCGCACTTCCGGCCCTTCGAAAGGCTTTCGAAGCAGGCGTTCCTCCAGTTGGTGAAGTCCACTTCCGAGAGGTCGACCAAACGCAGCGACTCGACCTTTTTTCCCCAAGCCCTCTTTCGTTCCAGCGACGCCTTCCTCGTGGGCCTCGGGATTCCCGCAACCTCGGAAGCGAGCGTGAGGACCTTTCTCCGATTGTCGTCGGCGTTCAAGTGGCTGATGCCCGGCCCGTCAACGCAGGCCGCCAAGTATTCGCCATAGGTTGTCGAGACGAGTTCCTCCTCTGAGGAACCGTTCTCGGTTTCGAGCCGCTTGCGGAACCCTTCCTCGAGAGCTTCCCATCCATGGCATAGAATGCTCAGCCAAATCTCGAGAGCCCTCCTCGCGGCGGCCATTCGGCAAAGCGTGCCGAGGCTTATCTCCCTTCGCTCGCCGGCATGCGAGATCCTCGCGTTGTAGGATTCCCCTTCCCTGCGCTTCCCGCCGCTGGAATGCTTGGGCCGATAGACGGCTTTCTTCCAATACTCCAAGGTTCCCTTGCCAAAACCCAGCTCCCCTAAAGGCGAGGGCAATTCTCAGTGGACGCGGGCAGATGTGCCGCGCTATGATTCTCCCAATGCCGCAAACTCGCTTCATCGCTGACCAAGATACTCACAAAGAGGTCATCGTCGAAGCGATCGCCGCCTGCAGTGAATTTCTCTGGATCGCTACCGCGGACATAAAGGACATGCACATCGCTCGCGGGCGGCGCTCCATCCCCTTCTTGCAACGACTGTCGGAACTCGTGGACGAGGGCGTATCAATCCGTTTGATACACGCAAAGGAACCAGGGCCCGCATTTCGAACGGACTACGACCGCTTTCCAAACCTGATTAATGGAATGGAGATGATCCTCTGCCCCAGAGCGCACTTCAAGTCGGTCATCGTGGACGGCAAGGTAGCATACACCGGCAGCGCCAACCTCACGGGGGCTGGCCTAGGAGCGAAGAGCAAAGACCGCCGCAATTTCGAGGGAGGCATCCTTACTGACGACCCCAATCTGATCCGCCCCATCATGCAGCAATTCGACCGGCTCTGGATCGGCGACCACTGCCCTGGCTGCCAGCGCAAGTCACACTGCGTAACCTATCACGAACTGATACAATCCTAGCCCTTCTCAAACCGAACACCTCCTCTATATGAAAGTAACACTCAAACAGATCCCTCCGCTCCCCGCCGCCAAACTTGTCGCCGTCATCTACGGCTGCTTCAGCCTGATCTTCATACCGTTCTTTGCCATCGCGGCGATCGGAGGATTCCTCAGCGGAGAAGAAGGCGCCGGAATCGCCGCCGGGATGGGAATCGTGATGGCGATCCTCATGCCGCTGTTCTACGTGGCGATGGGCTTCGTTGCGACACTCGTCGGATGCTTCATCTACAATATAGCCGCTGGCTGGGTCGGCGGGATCGAACTGGAGTTCGACGAGAGCTCAATCGAATCGTAGGCGCTGGCTCCGAATCGCTAGCGATACGCGCTCGCCAGCTTCCGCAAAAGTAGCAGGATCCTGCTCATGGTCGTCCTGGAAAGCATCGTCCCCGTTCTCCTCCTTATTTTGTTCGGAGGAGCGCTGTCCCGCATGCGCTTCTTCCAGGAGAGTTTCTTCAAAGACTTAAATCGACTGACTTACTACTGGGGCTTGCCCTCCCTGCTCCTGTACAAAGTCGCAGAAATCGACCTGCAAAGCGAGGCAGGCTTAGGATTGCTCTACACCATGCTGATCGTGATCAGCGCATCCATCGCCCTCGCTTACGCCCTAGTTTTCCTGCTGAAAGTTCCTCGCGAATCGATCGGAGCCTTCGTGCAGGGCAGCTATCGCGGCAACCTGGCCTTCGTGGGCTTCCCCGTGGTCTACTTCGCCCTTGGGCAGGAAGGCCTTGACCTTGGAATGTTCACAAGCGGGATCTGTATCCTAACTTACAATACAACAAGCGTAACCTTGCTCATCCTTCATTCGAAGGACAAGAGCGGCAGTCCGTGGCAAGCCATTTGGAAACATGGCCTCCGCAACCCGCTCATCCTCGCCTGTTGTCTGGGATTCGCCCTCAACCTCGCCAGCCTGGAGATTCCCGTCATGGCCCGTCGATCGCTGGTGGCGGTAGGACAGCTCGCCCTTCCCCTCGCCCTGATAGGCTTGGGCGCAGGGCTCAAGCTCGAGGAGCTGAGAGGAAAGCTCAGCCTGTCGGTCATCGCGTCCCTCATCAATGTCGCCTTCAGTCCGCTTCTCGGCTACTTCGTTGGTCGCAGTCTCGGCCTCGATGACACCAGCCTTAAAGTCGCGGTCATCTTCCTGTCCTGCCCCACCGCCGTCTTTTCCTACGTCCTGGCCGAGATGCTCGGCAACGACGGCATAATGGCCCGCAATATCGTGATCCTCAGCACCCTCCTCTCCATCGTCTCTCTTGTCATCGCGATCGCAGCGATCTAGACGCCAGGGCCAACAACAATCTCGAAACACCGCCCCCACAGCCCACAGGTGCTGTTTGGAATCAGGGGCAGCGAACCAAGTTCCCACCCCAATTTCGAGCTTGCCGGAACGCAAAAAAGCGAGCCCTGCCTAACAAGGGCCAAACCGGATACGCCAAAGGCCAGGTCACATGTTAGAGCGCTGCTCGAATTTTTGCCCTTGTGGCGGCCGCGATCCCGTCCAAATTTGAAGCAGTTCTACCCTTAGCTTTCACGGTTCCCCCAGTTATGCGCCGCCGGATGACCTTCCCGTTCCGGCAGAGCAACCACGAAACGAAAACGACGATCATGCTCTCGAAAAAACTTGGTACCCTAGTGGCCTTGCTTGCCCTCGCCACCCATTCGCTCTCAGCCAACAGCGACTCGCTTTCCGTCGAAAGCTGGAACAATCGCGCCCTCGACGCTATCCGCTCATCGCGCACCCCGCCGCCCATGGCTGCCTACGCGTTGGCGCTCTTCCACCTCTCGCTCTACGATACCGTCAATGGCTTCCACGGCGACTACCAGCACTACCTGGTAGAGCCCGAGGCGCCGGAGGGAGCATCCATAGAGGCGGCATACCATACCGCCGCATACGAAACACTAGCCGACCTCTTCAACCAGTCCGTCAACCCCGCCGTATTCCGCAAGGCCTACCAGCAGGAAATCTCGTCCCTCCCCAGAGACGCGTCCTTCGAAAAAGGCGTCGCCTGGGGGAAGCAAGTCGCCGCTGCCTACAAGCAAGTATGCGAAGAAAGCCGCAAGTACGACGCGGTGGAGTGGAAAACCAAGGCGGACGCCGGCATCTGGCGCGAGACGCCGCCATTTTTCCGCCCTGCCTTGTTGCCGCATTGGCCCAACGTCAAGCCGCTCGCCATCGAGTCGCCCGACGCTTTCCGTTGCCCACCTCCCCCTCCGATCGACAGCGAAAAGTACGCCCAGGAATGGGCCGAGGTCAAAGCCCTCGGCGGACGGGACAAGCACGATCGCTCTGGATACGACACCTTAAGCTCCGTCTTCTGGTCAGACGATCTAGGGAGCTCCACCCCTCCCGGCACCTGGAACCTGATCGCCCAGGAAGTCTGCAAGTCGCAAAGCTACGAGTTCTACAAGCAGGTCCACCTCTTCGCCTTGCTCAATCTCACCATGGCCGACGCCGGAATCGCCTGCTGGGACGCAAAGTACTACTACAACTACTGGCGCCCGGAGACAGCTATCCGCCAAGCAGATATCGACAACAACCCTGCCACCGAGGCTGACGAGAGCTGGATACCCCTCATGGGCAGCCCACCGTTTCCAGAATATCCCTCCGGGCATAGCTCCTTCAGCCGCTCAGCCGCCCAGCTCCTAACGCTGTACTGCGGCCGCGACGACATCCCCTTCTCCACCACTTCCGACCAGGTTCCCGGCGCCATCCGCTCCTATCCCGGGTTCGACGCCTGCGCCACCGAAGTCGGCATGAGCCGCCTACACGGCGGTATCCATTTCATGTCCGCGAACCTAGTCGGACAGGAACTCGGCGCCCAAATAGCCCAGTTCGTGCATCAGAACTATCTTCAGCGAAAGTGACAACAGCGGACCTGCCCCAGTCCGCTTTACCCTAGCCTTACCCAACCAAAAAATGTGTACCCCCAGCCGCACTGCGTCCTTTTGCCTCTCCCTGGCAATCGGTCTTTCGTCCCTCGCCCACGCGAGTTTCAAGATTCTAGAGGCAGAGAAAACCGGCCTCCACCTAGAGAACGAATACGATGACCCGCTAATGTGGAGCAGCCGCTTCCGCGAGTTTACCCTCGGAGCGGTCAGCGTCGGCATCGCTTCAGGCGATGTCAACGGCGACGGACGCCCTGACATTTATGCCGTGAGCAAAACCGGAGCCAACGGCCTGTACTTGCAAACGGATACGCCACTGGTCTTCGAGAACAAAGCTGCCGAAGCCGGAGTGCTCGGGAGCGACAACTGGGAAACGGGAGTTACCTTCGTAGACATCGACAACGACCAGGACCTAGACATTTACCTCTGCGTTTACGACGGCCCCAACCAGCTCTACATCAACGACGGAAAAGGCAGGTTTTCGGAGCAAGCCGCCGCGTTCGGGCTCGATCTCCACGACGCCAGCGTCATGGCAGCCTTCGCCGACTACGACCGCGACGGCGACTTAGACGTCTACCTTCAAACCAATATCCTGGATTTCGCTAAAAACACCAAAGGCAGCTCTGACTACCTG
The Pelagicoccus enzymogenes DNA segment above includes these coding regions:
- a CDS encoding vanadium-dependent haloperoxidase, yielding MLSKKLGTLVALLALATHSLSANSDSLSVESWNNRALDAIRSSRTPPPMAAYALALFHLSLYDTVNGFHGDYQHYLVEPEAPEGASIEAAYHTAAYETLADLFNQSVNPAVFRKAYQQEISSLPRDASFEKGVAWGKQVAAAYKQVCEESRKYDAVEWKTKADAGIWRETPPFFRPALLPHWPNVKPLAIESPDAFRCPPPPPIDSEKYAQEWAEVKALGGRDKHDRSGYDTLSSVFWSDDLGSSTPPGTWNLIAQEVCKSQSYEFYKQVHLFALLNLTMADAGIACWDAKYYYNYWRPETAIRQADIDNNPATEADESWIPLMGSPPFPEYPSGHSSFSRSAAQLLTLYCGRDDIPFSTTSDQVPGAIRSYPGFDACATEVGMSRLHGGIHFMSANLVGQELGAQIAQFVHQNYLQRK
- a CDS encoding AEC family transporter — its product is MVVLESIVPVLLLILFGGALSRMRFFQESFFKDLNRLTYYWGLPSLLLYKVAEIDLQSEAGLGLLYTMLIVISASIALAYALVFLLKVPRESIGAFVQGSYRGNLAFVGFPVVYFALGQEGLDLGMFTSGICILTYNTTSVTLLILHSKDKSGSPWQAIWKHGLRNPLILACCLGFALNLASLEIPVMARRSLVAVGQLALPLALIGLGAGLKLEELRGKLSLSVIASLINVAFSPLLGYFVGRSLGLDDTSLKVAVIFLSCPTAVFSYVLAEMLGNDGIMARNIVILSTLLSIVSLVIAIAAI
- a CDS encoding phospholipase D family protein encodes the protein MPQTRFIADQDTHKEVIVEAIAACSEFLWIATADIKDMHIARGRRSIPFLQRLSELVDEGVSIRLIHAKEPGPAFRTDYDRFPNLINGMEMILCPRAHFKSVIVDGKVAYTGSANLTGAGLGAKSKDRRNFEGGILTDDPNLIRPIMQQFDRLWIGDHCPGCQRKSHCVTYHELIQS